A stretch of the Polluticoccus soli genome encodes the following:
- a CDS encoding OmpA family protein, translated as MVKTAFCLCLLILPSYLFAQARQDTISAYFDLGISAIKKSEQLKIDSLVYYDILQFGTKLRIIGYADYVGSEEANVELSEARANNIKSYLISLGMSDQDIEMVIGKGEVKRDVPNGNAGYRKDRRVDIVPGGFQHSPDTPKKTPAKTIDLSKVKKNETLRLENVYFEGGSHYWLKQSIPVLEQLLAALQQHPTVRIRIEGHICCDRPRDGIDFETGEFELSTQRAKAVRDYLVKNGIAITRLEYHGFARTRPLRDPAEDQMMNRRVEIRILDK; from the coding sequence ATGGTAAAAACAGCTTTTTGCCTTTGCCTGCTTATACTGCCCTCCTACTTGTTTGCTCAAGCCAGGCAAGACACCATCAGCGCGTACTTTGATCTCGGCATATCCGCTATTAAGAAATCAGAACAATTGAAAATAGACTCGTTGGTCTATTACGATATTTTGCAATTCGGTACAAAGCTGCGGATTATCGGTTACGCCGACTACGTAGGTTCTGAAGAAGCAAACGTTGAATTATCTGAGGCCCGCGCAAACAATATCAAATCATACCTTATTAGCTTGGGTATGAGCGATCAAGATATTGAAATGGTGATTGGCAAAGGCGAAGTAAAAAGAGATGTGCCTAATGGAAATGCAGGTTATCGCAAAGACAGACGTGTCGACATTGTTCCCGGAGGATTTCAACACTCACCTGATACTCCGAAGAAAACACCGGCGAAAACCATTGATCTCAGCAAGGTAAAAAAGAATGAAACACTACGACTTGAAAATGTTTATTTCGAAGGCGGTTCTCACTATTGGTTAAAACAATCTATCCCTGTTCTGGAACAGTTATTGGCTGCGCTACAGCAACATCCTACAGTGCGAATACGTATAGAAGGCCACATTTGTTGCGACCGCCCGCGTGACGGTATTGATTTTGAAACCGGCGAATTCGAGCTTTCTACACAACGAGCTAAAGCAGTGCGCGATTACCTTGTAAAAAACGGCATCGCAATAACAAGGCTGGAATACCATGGCTTCGCACGCACCCGGCCACTCAGGGACCCAGCTGAAGACCAAATGATGAACCGTCGCGTGGAGATCCGCATACTTGACAAGTGA
- a CDS encoding 3-oxoacyl-ACP synthase III family protein has translation MAYISGISYYTPQQILTNDTLKEMYPNGDIDKAEQITGIKKRHIAAKDESTSDLAIRAAEKLFTEYGIDKSAIDFVIVCTQTPDYYLPSTSCIVQNALGLSTTTGALDINMGCSGYVYSLGMAKGMVDSGIAKNVLLLTADIFSRFIHPNDKANQVIFGDAASATLVTTASGAFKLNGFVFGTDGSGAENLIVKEGAGKHFNKTYTESFDEYGNVLCDSYLYMNGNNVFTFTIQSVPVLIKQVLEKNNLELDNVDHFIFHQANNFILEYLRKKIKIPAEKFIRNIEQLGNTTSSTIPLAFKDAMDQQRFKAGEQILLAGYGVGFSWAGATVTAS, from the coding sequence AAGAAATGTATCCGAATGGTGATATCGATAAAGCGGAACAGATAACCGGTATTAAAAAACGCCATATTGCCGCAAAGGATGAATCGACATCTGATTTGGCAATACGTGCAGCTGAAAAGTTGTTCACCGAATACGGTATAGACAAGTCTGCTATCGACTTTGTTATTGTTTGCACGCAAACGCCCGATTATTACCTCCCATCTACTTCCTGTATCGTACAGAATGCTTTGGGCCTTTCAACTACTACTGGTGCGCTCGACATTAATATGGGATGTTCCGGTTATGTCTATAGTCTTGGTATGGCCAAGGGAATGGTAGATTCCGGTATTGCGAAAAACGTGCTGTTGCTTACTGCCGATATTTTCTCCCGGTTCATTCATCCTAACGATAAGGCCAACCAGGTCATTTTTGGCGATGCCGCCAGCGCAACACTTGTAACAACAGCGTCAGGTGCATTCAAGCTAAATGGGTTCGTATTTGGTACAGATGGCAGCGGTGCAGAGAATTTGATAGTTAAAGAAGGAGCCGGCAAACATTTCAATAAAACTTACACCGAAAGTTTCGACGAGTATGGTAATGTATTGTGCGATTCATACCTCTATATGAATGGCAACAACGTATTCACATTTACCATACAATCAGTTCCCGTATTGATAAAGCAAGTGCTTGAGAAAAACAATCTTGAGCTGGACAATGTTGACCATTTCATCTTTCACCAGGCAAATAATTTCATCCTCGAATACCTGCGCAAAAAGATCAAAATACCTGCCGAAAAATTCATCCGCAATATCGAGCAGCTCGGTAACACAACTTCCAGTACGATCCCCTTGGCTTTTAAAGATGCCATGGATCAGCAACGGTTCAAAGCTGGTGAGCAAATACTATTGGCTGGCTATGGCGTTGGTTTTTCATGGGCCGGCGCAACCGTAACGGCCAGCTAA
- the rimO gene encoding 30S ribosomal protein S12 methylthiotransferase RimO has translation MKTKKLKRDKVNIITLGCSKNMVDSEVLSGQLNANGIKVAHESEKLDHNIVVVNTCGFIDKAKEESVNTILEQVELKRDGKLDKVYVTGCLSERYRHDLLNEIPEVDAWFGTMELPLILKQFNADYKQELVGERLLATPKHYAYLKISEGCNRTCAFCAIPLMRGQHVSKTIEEVVAEAKKLVQMGVKEIMLIAQELTYYGLDIYKKRALSELLKHLSDVPGLHWIRLHYAYPSKFPLDILDVMRERDNICNYLDMPLQHISNNMLKAMKRQMETQEIYDLVAAIRDKVPGIALRSTLIAGFPGETRDDVEQLKKFLEDVRLDRVGIFTYSHEENTSAYDLADNIPAEEKEARAQEIMEVQQEISFEKNQEKVDKEFKVLIDKKEAGRYLGRTEFDSVEVDNEVIINSDTSLPIGDFVNVRITKAYDYDLEGEVI, from the coding sequence GTGAAAACGAAGAAACTGAAACGAGATAAGGTCAACATCATTACTCTTGGATGCTCCAAGAACATGGTGGACAGTGAAGTGCTGAGCGGACAACTCAATGCTAACGGCATTAAGGTAGCACACGAAAGCGAAAAGCTGGATCATAATATCGTTGTGGTAAACACCTGCGGCTTTATTGACAAAGCCAAAGAAGAAAGTGTAAACACCATACTGGAACAGGTAGAATTGAAGCGCGACGGCAAACTGGACAAAGTATATGTAACAGGCTGCCTGAGCGAACGGTACCGTCACGACCTGCTGAACGAGATACCTGAGGTAGATGCATGGTTTGGCACTATGGAATTGCCCCTTATCCTGAAACAGTTCAACGCAGACTATAAACAAGAACTGGTAGGCGAACGTTTGCTGGCTACGCCAAAGCACTACGCTTACCTGAAAATATCAGAAGGTTGCAACCGCACGTGTGCATTCTGCGCTATCCCGCTGATGCGCGGACAACACGTTTCAAAAACCATTGAAGAAGTAGTAGCTGAAGCTAAGAAGCTGGTGCAAATGGGTGTGAAAGAGATCATGCTTATTGCGCAGGAACTTACTTACTACGGCCTCGACATTTATAAAAAACGCGCCCTGTCAGAACTGCTGAAGCACTTATCTGACGTACCGGGACTGCACTGGATACGTCTACACTACGCCTACCCTTCTAAATTTCCACTGGATATACTGGATGTGATGCGCGAGCGCGATAACATCTGTAATTACCTCGACATGCCGCTGCAGCATATCTCTAACAATATGCTGAAAGCCATGAAGCGCCAGATGGAAACGCAGGAGATATATGACCTGGTAGCAGCCATCCGCGATAAAGTGCCAGGTATTGCCCTTCGCAGTACGCTTATTGCCGGTTTCCCAGGTGAAACAAGGGATGACGTAGAACAACTGAAGAAATTCCTTGAAGATGTACGCCTCGACCGCGTTGGTATCTTTACCTATTCTCACGAAGAAAACACCTCTGCTTACGACCTCGCCGATAACATACCAGCTGAAGAAAAAGAAGCCCGTGCACAGGAGATAATGGAAGTGCAGCAGGAGATCTCTTTTGAAAAGAACCAGGAGAAGGTTGATAAAGAATTCAAGGTACTTATTGACAAAAAAGAAGCTGGTCGCTATCTTGGCAGAACAGAATTTGACAGTGTTGAAGTAGATAATGAAGTTATCATTAACAGCGACACCTCTTTGCCAATAGGTGATTTTGTCAACGTTCGTATTACCAAAGCGTACGACTACGACCTGGAAGGTGAGGTGATCTAA
- a CDS encoding OmpA family protein, which translates to MVKTAFYLGLLILPLRLFAQAKQDTIHVYFDLGVSAIKQTEQLKIDSLVYYDVLQPGKKLGIIGYADYLGSEETNVGLSETRAGNIKTYLLGMGFHESDIEMVIGKGEVKREVENGTAGYREDRRVDIIPGGFKAAPAKALPASGKTIDLTKVKTNETLRLENIYFVGGSHQWSKKSEPALNTLLAALKQHPTVRIRIEGHICCESDQPDGLDIETGKFNLSTMRAKAVRDYLVENGIDVTRLEYQGFARTRPLREPERTDEDEMLNRRVEIRVLSK; encoded by the coding sequence ATGGTAAAAACCGCTTTTTACCTTGGCTTACTTATACTGCCCTTACGCTTGTTTGCCCAGGCAAAGCAAGACACTATACACGTGTACTTTGACCTCGGCGTCTCCGCTATTAAGCAAACAGAACAATTGAAGATAGACTCACTGGTCTATTACGATGTGTTGCAGCCCGGAAAGAAGCTGGGTATTATTGGCTATGCTGACTACTTAGGTTCTGAAGAAACAAACGTCGGCCTATCTGAAACGCGTGCCGGCAATATCAAAACATACCTGCTGGGCATGGGATTTCACGAGAGCGATATCGAGATGGTCATCGGTAAAGGCGAGGTAAAAAGAGAAGTGGAGAATGGCACGGCAGGATATCGTGAAGACAGGCGGGTTGATATTATTCCCGGCGGTTTTAAGGCAGCTCCAGCCAAGGCTTTACCAGCTTCAGGTAAAACAATCGATCTGACCAAGGTAAAAACTAATGAGACACTCAGACTGGAGAATATTTACTTCGTAGGCGGCAGCCACCAATGGTCAAAAAAGTCTGAGCCTGCACTAAACACTTTACTAGCTGCGCTAAAACAACATCCAACAGTTCGCATACGTATAGAGGGGCATATCTGTTGTGAAAGCGACCAACCTGACGGTTTGGATATTGAGACTGGAAAATTCAATTTATCGACAATGCGGGCCAAAGCGGTCCGCGACTACCTTGTCGAAAACGGAATCGATGTAACAAGACTGGAATATCAGGGATTTGCACGTACCAGGCCGCTACGCGAGCCGGAACGCACAGACGAAGATGAAATGCTGAATCGTCGTGTTGAGATCCGGGTATTAAGCAAGTGA